In the Pyrolobus fumarii 1A genome, one interval contains:
- a CDS encoding CBS domain-containing protein: MVPTVANVMEDKRLPIISADQSLRKAAEVMLENRVLGTITLDALRRPELVLSYRRLVRAVAAGVDIDKATVAEQAVLKPVTVRTTDSITEALNIMRKRGVRFLPVVDETGEVKGVLEPRFAAYALWSRLSYGLARVEPVSRRIVVLPEDASLRAAAKAMDETGAMEVFVKRGDEITVLREWDFLEALIKGGPEAKIGDYAKGEIIYVPPGFDSKAAVELMHENDVTRLIVKKDGELTTITLTDLAFQAMDYLAYMGERVKGVVLVNVETGREHEVAERIMAVPGVKEVLMATGPFDLIVLLEASSTSELFKIVSEGIRSLRAVKSTQTLVATRVLH; this comes from the coding sequence ATGGTCCCCACAGTAGCTAACGTGATGGAGGATAAGAGGCTGCCAATCATTTCGGCTGACCAGAGTCTACGCAAGGCTGCCGAGGTGATGTTGGAGAATCGCGTGTTGGGCACTATAACGCTCGATGCGCTGCGTAGGCCAGAGCTGGTATTGAGCTACCGCAGGCTTGTGAGGGCGGTGGCGGCAGGCGTTGACATCGACAAGGCGACGGTAGCTGAGCAAGCTGTGCTGAAGCCCGTCACTGTACGCACGACGGATAGCATAACAGAGGCGCTTAACATAATGAGAAAGAGGGGGGTTCGCTTCCTACCCGTTGTTGACGAGACTGGCGAGGTAAAGGGGGTGCTGGAGCCTAGGTTCGCGGCATACGCCCTATGGTCAAGGCTCTCATATGGACTTGCTCGTGTAGAACCAGTGTCTAGGAGGATAGTCGTTCTTCCGGAGGACGCGTCGCTACGCGCGGCCGCCAAGGCTATGGACGAGACGGGTGCCATGGAGGTGTTCGTGAAGCGTGGTGACGAGATAACTGTGTTGAGAGAGTGGGACTTTCTAGAGGCGCTTATCAAGGGAGGGCCGGAAGCCAAGATCGGTGACTATGCAAAGGGAGAGATAATCTATGTGCCTCCGGGCTTCGACTCGAAAGCAGCTGTTGAGCTAATGCATGAGAATGACGTAACCAGGCTTATCGTTAAGAAGGATGGGGAGCTGACGACGATCACGTTGACGGATCTGGCGTTCCAGGCTATGGACTACTTGGCGTACATGGGGGAGCGCGTGAAAGGAGTAGTCCTGGTCAACGTCGAGACTGGGCGCGAGCACGAGGTTGCTGAGAGGATAATGGCGGTGCCGGGCGTGAAGGAAGTGCTCATGGCAACTGGGCCTTTCGACCTCATAGTGCTCCTGGAGGCTAGTAGTACAAGCGAACTCTTCAAGATAGTGAGTGAGGGTATACGCAGTCTACGCGCGGTAAAGTCCACGCAGACACTAGTTGCGACTCGGGTATTGCACTAA